Within the Methanomicrobia archaeon genome, the region ACGCAGGATTACATGCGCGATGAACTGAAACGGGTAAAAGCCGAATGCGGGATCACCATGGTGCACGTGACGCACGATCAGACAGAGGCGATGCTGCTCGCGGATAGAATTGCCGTGATGATGCGGGGCAGGGTCGTGCAGGTAGGCACACCGAAAGAGATCTTCAACAAACCGCTGAACGAAGAATTAGCGGATTTCGTCGGGATCGAGAACATACTAAGCGGCGTGATTCGCAACAACGACCACGGGGTGGCAGAGATTAACGTTGATTCGGACACCGTGGTCTACGCCGTATCTGAATTCCGTGATGGTGCGGTCAAGGCATTCGTACGGCCCGAGAATATCATCATCTCAAAGCACGTGGATCAGAGCAGTGCCCGGAACGTCATAAAAGGGCGAATAGAGCGCATACATGAGGTTGGGCCGGTGATTCGGGTCAAAGTGAATAACGGGCTCGTATCGCTCATTACCTGGCAAGCACGAGACGAACTCAACCTGCAGCAGGGGGATGAGGTCTACGCAACCTTCAAGGCGACCGCTGTGCACGTGGTGCGCGCGTAATAAGAGCTTGCGGATGAATACCCGGTATACACACTCAATCCATACTGTCCACGAGCTCGGCAACCAGCAGTGATAATTCCTTGCACCTACGCCCTAGCTCTATCTGCTCATCCGCAGAAAGTTCCATGAGGGATTTATTGCTCGTCTCTTCTGCGAATGTATTGAAGCTATCATAAAAAGCGCTCAGTCTCCCCATCAAAGAGGGGGTATCGTTGATCATAGCGAAGAACGCGCGTGTCCTACTCGGTCCAACTTCCTTAACCGCTTAGCGAAGTCGCCCGCTTCTCGTTCGAGCTTCTCAAGCTCTCCCATCTTGATGAAGATGTCGCCCCTTTTGTCCAGCCCGCCCGTACGCGAGCTCCAGAAAATCGGCTGTTGAAACTGTTGACGTTCTTCTTCTCTGTCTCCCTCGGACGTTCATTACTTCACTCCGCGATCAGCCTTCGCAACTTGCTGACCAGCTCGGCCCGTACGCTCGAGTTACGGTCGCCGCCGCAGACCATGCCGCGGACACCGAGGA harbors:
- a CDS encoding ATP-binding cassette domain-containing protein; amino-acid sequence: MIRVKNLYKDWKEFKLQEINLEVKQGEYFVILGPTGAGKTLLLETIAGFYIPDRGEVWVEGREVTGLPAEKRGIGFIYQDYSLFPHKTVEQNILFGLRVHKGGAAEASRKRVRGIMDWLNITHLAHRYPGTLSGGEQQKVAIGRAVAIEPSILLLDEPLSALDRRTQDYMRDELKRVKAECGITMVHVTHDQTEAMLLADRIAVMMRGRVVQVGTPKEIFNKPLNEELADFVGIENILSGVIRNNDHGVAEINVDSDTVVYAVSEFRDGAVKAFVRPENIIISKHVDQSSARNVIKGRIERIHEVGPVIRVKVNNGLVSLITWQARDELNLQQGDEVYATFKATAVHVVRA